A window of the Gossypium hirsutum isolate 1008001.06 chromosome A05, Gossypium_hirsutum_v2.1, whole genome shotgun sequence genome harbors these coding sequences:
- the LOC107960393 gene encoding amino acid permease 3 yields the protein MKMGEDGAARNHLHNNQVFDLSIDVLPQGGTKCYDDDGRLKRSGTVWTASAHIITAVIGSGVLSLAWATAQLGWIAGPIVMILFSFVTYYTSTLLAACYRSGDPVNGKRNYTYMDAVRSNLGGFKVKICGWVQYLNLFGVAIGYTIASSISMMAIKRSNCFHASGGKNPCHMNSNPYMIAFGIVEIIFSQIPDFDRLWWLSIVAAVMSFTYSTIGLGLGIAKVAETGKIRGSLTGISVGTVTQTQKIWRSFQALGDIAFAYSYSLILIEIQDTLKAPPSESKTMKKATLISVGVTTLFYMLCGCMGYAAFGDLSPGNLLTGFGFYNPFWLLDIANAAIVIHLVGAYQVYCQPLFAFIEKSATERFPDSEFITKDIKIPIPGFRPYNLNLFRLVWRTIFVIITTLISMLLPFFNDIVGLLGALGFWPLTVYFPVEMYISQKKIPKWSTRWVCLQILSIACLFITIAAAAGSIAGVVLDLKSFKPFATVY from the exons ATGAAG ATGGGAGAGGATGGAGCTGCAAGAAATCACCTTCACAACAACCAAGTGTTCGACCTCTCCATTGATGTGCTTCCACAAGGTGGGACCAAGTGCTATGATGACGACGGCCGCCTCAAGCGATCTG GAACCGTGTGGACCGCTAGCGCACATATTATTACAGCAGTCATTGGTTCAGGGGTTCTGTCACTGGCTTGGGCCACGGCTCAGCTGGGATGGATCGCTGGTCCAATAGTGatgattttgttttcttttgtaaCTTATTACACCTCCACTCTTCTTGCCGCTTGTTACCGCTCTGGTGACCCTGTTAACGGCAAGCGAAACTATACTTACATGGATGCTGTCCGATCAAATCTTG GTGGGTTTAAAGTTAAGATTTGTGGGTGGGTTCAATACTTGAACCTTTTTGGAGTTGCCATTGGGTACACAATTGCATCATCAATTAGCATGAT GGCTATCAAAAGGTCGAATTGCTTCCATGCTAGTGGCGGCAAAAATCCATGCCATATGAATAGCAACCCTTATATGATTGCTTTTGGTATTGTTGAAatcattttctctcaaattcctGACTTTGATCGACTATGGTGGCTTTCCATTGTTGCTGCTGTCATGTCTTTCACCTACTCTACAATTGGACTTGGCCTTGGTATTGCTAAAGTAGCAG AAACTGGGAAAATTAGGGGAAGCCTGACTGGAATCAGTGTTGGAACTGTGACTCAAACCCAAAAAATATGGAGGAGTTTCCAGGCACTTGGAGACATTGCTTTTGCCTATTCATACTCCCTTATACTCATTGAAATTCAG GACACCCTTAAGGCTCCACCATCAGAATCAAAGACAATGAAGAAAGCAACCTTGATAAGTGTTGGAGTGACAACCTTGTTTTACATGTTGTGTGGTTGCATGGGCTATGCTGCTTTTGGAGACTTGTCACCTGGAAACCTTTTAACTGGTTTTGGATTTTATAACCCGTTTTGGCTCCTTGATATTGCCAATGCTGCCATTGTTATTCACCTTGTTGGTGCATATCAAGTTTACTGTCAACCTCTTTTCGCCTTCATTGAGAAAAGCGCGACCGAGCGGTTTCCGGACAGTGAATTCATTACCAAAGATATCAAGATCCCGATCCCGGGTTTTCGCCCTTACAATCTCAACTTGTTCCGATTGGTTTGGAGGACAATTTTTGTGATCATTACAACATTGATCTCCATGCTTCTTCCTTTCTTTAATGACATTGTTGGACTCCTTGGGGCACTTGGATTTTGGCCATTAACAGTTTATTTCCCAGTTGAGATGTACATTTCACAAAAGAAGATACCTAAGTGGAGCACAAGATGGGTTTGTCTTCAAATCCTTAGCATTGCTTGTCTCTTTATCACCATTGCCGCAGCTGCCGGTTCGATTGCCGGGGTTGTTCTCGATCTCAAGTCGTTCAAGCCCTTTGCGACAGTATACTAG
- the LOC107960392 gene encoding protein KRTCAP2 homolog, translated as MAGSGSSMLYSFLLFTVILSLQEMYRGKLASSELFTILGGFISSLLFLVLLTFIGNFQEASGVKTGWGAVILAEAVALIAASTVHRVCITTCFLFSAGLLYEVNKISAVTISKIESKAKRH; from the exons ATGGCTGGATCAGGAAGTTCGATGCTGtattcatttcttttgtttactgTCATTCTTTCACTCCAAGAAATGTATCGAGGGAAGTTAGCATCGTCGGAGCTTTTTACAATACTTGGAGGATTCATCAGCTCcctcttgtttcttgtgttactAACA TTCATTGGGAATTTCCAGGAAGCAAGTGGAGTGAAGACCGGCTGGGGTGCTG TCATATTAGCAGAAGCTGTAGCACTGATTGCTGCTAGCACTGTCCACCGAGTGTGTATCACAACATG TTTCTTGTTCTCGGCCGGGTTACTTTATGAGGTCAACAAGATTTCAGCAGTGACTATTTCTAAAATTGAATCGAAAGCAAAGAGGCACTGA